Below is a window of Ahaetulla prasina isolate Xishuangbanna chromosome 1, ASM2864084v1, whole genome shotgun sequence DNA.
CAGCCCTGGCATGATTCTTTTTGACTAAAACCTTGTAAATTAACACAATTAGCACAGCATCATGCTGCTAATTAACTTCCTGTGTCTGGTACAGCGGATGTGCAAACAAGGAATAGGGATTCAGCAGGGAATAAACATGCCACTCTGTTGCCAAACTGTATGTTGTGTTCGGTCTAGCTCTGCAGGGCTAAGACAGTCATGCCAAGATGCTGGAGTCAGGCAAAGAAGCgctaaaggaggaagaagaagtgcaagATAGGAAGAGTATTAGGCTGTTAAACGAAAGATAGCAGTAATTTATCAGACAAACTCTGCCATCCATGTTTGATGTATAACAAGCCTTTTTATCTGAGCATCTGCTCTAAATATTATCAgatagaggaagggaagggaagggaagggaagggaagggagggagggaaggaaggaaggaaggaaggaaggaaggaaggaaggaaggaaggaaggatggaaaggaaaggaaagaaagaaggaaggttgTTTTAGTGCTGCCTATTAGGCTAAACAAGTCTATTGATGCTAAGATAAGATTAACTTTATTGCCACTTTTTTCTGTGAAATgacacacattaaaaaataaaatcctgatGCCTGCTTTCAAAAGAACATATATGCCCATACAAGATATAAaggattttaaaagaattttttttctggtgAACTCTGCGTATCTTGTCTGGTACAGGACCAAACTTTGTCCCAttgccatcacacacacacacacaccaattttTTTTAGTAACTGACtgacttttatttctcttttctcatGTCCCCCGCCCCACCTTTCCCTATCAGTTTGGAGGGAATTGGAAGAGaatgggaggagaaagaagatagaCAAGTGTTGCTGGGCTTTGCTctttccacccacccgcccacctTTGCCTGTTTCCTTCCAGAGCCTCAACAACAGGACTCTGACGCAGAGAGCAGCCCCTTGTAATTCAGACCGAGTTGTAGGTTTTGTGTGATGAAAGCAATGGAGCGCTGCCTGGGAGATTGCTTTGCTGCACTCCACGAAGCAGATTTGAAACTGTCGTGGACCATTTTAGATGAGAGTTGGATTATGGAGTGACCTGCTATGTCTGTGTCATATTGTTCTGCACAGGGTGCATTATACTGTGCTAACTAGGTGTTCAGTACCAAATAAGAAACGTATCCTAGATGTGATTTGTCAGCTGTAGCTTAtggaaggttgttgttttttccctcctccattaaaatttaaaagtgcaataagtgaggatgctATGCTTTGGATATCGAAGAACAGATTATCTAATAGCAGGTCCATGCTTGGGATAGGAAGAAGCTCCATGTGCGACCCTTTAAAACAAATCCAGCTGgataaaataatttctttgacTCACTCTCCCCCTTCCAAGTTAGCCAAACATTAGAAGGGTGgctgtatccttttttttttttttcttcaagaaaatGAGTCACTGGTagtacttttcttcttcttttgatagATAATTTGCATGTAATGTATTGATTTCAACCTCACAATTCTGCATATTAATGAAGAAGTCGAGAGTTGATACCCTTGGATATCATTTGCACTTGTCTTTGTTTCATCTAATTGCTAATTTTGCTTTTCCTCCCAAACCCCTCAGGCTTGAAGATGCAGTGGACGCCAGAACATGCCCAGTGGCCAGAGCAGCACTTTGACATCACTTCGACCACCCGCTCTCCCGCCCACAAGGTAGAAGCTTACCGGGGCCATCTTCAGCGCACCTATCAGTATGCCTGGGCGAACGATGACATCTCTGCTCTCACAGCCTCAAATCTGCTAAAGAAATATGCAGAAAAGTATTCCGGCATTTTGGAAGGGCCAGCCGAACGTCCCATCCTGGGTAACTATGTGGAGCCTCCATCAGGGCTGGTGAACGGTCGCAAAAGCGAAAGTGAGTCGTGGCAGTCTTCTTTGAACTCTGAGAGTGTTTATCCTATGAACTGTGTCCCAGATGTTATTaccgccagcaaagctggagtaAGTACTGCCCTCCCTCCGGCAGATGTCTCTGCCAGTATAGGGAGCTCACCTGGGGTGGCTAGCAACCTGACAGAACCTAGTTATTCAAGTAGTACTTGTGGAAGTCATACAGTCCCTAATCTCCATTCAGGGCTCCCATCTCAGGAATATGCCGCAGGATATAACGGATCGTACCTGCATACAAGTTACAGTGGCCAGCCAGCACCTGCACTTCCTTCACCTCATCCCTCTCCTTTGCATAGCTCTGGGCTTTTACAGCCACCCcctccgccgccgccaccaccagctCTAGTGCCAGGCTACAATGGGACATCTAATCTTTCCAGTTATAGCTACCCGCCAGCCAGTTATCCCCCTCAAAGTGCTGTTGGGCCGGGCTACAGCCCTGGTGGAGCACCACCTCCTTCAGCCTATCTGCCTTCAGGTATCCCTGCCCCaactcctctcccccccaccacagTACCTGGGTACACCTACCAGAGTCATGGCTTAACGCCCATTGCGCCGTCGGCCCTGACCAATAGCTCAGCAACTTCTCTCAAGAGAAAAGCTTTCTATATGgcagggcaaggagaaatggactCCAGCTATGGAAACTACAACTATGGCCAGCAGAGATCTACACAAAGCCCCATGTACAGGATGCCTGACAACAGCATTTCCAATGCCAGCAGAGGGAATGGCTTTGACCGAAGCGCTGAATCCTCCTCCTTGGCCTTTAAGCCAACCAAACAAATCATGGCTTCTGAGCAGCAAAGGAAATTTAACCAGTCCGGTCGGGCTCTGACGCCCCCTTCCTATAGTTCTGCTAAGAATTCCCTTGGCTCCAGAGCAAGTGAGCCCTTTGGGAAGTATAGCTCTCCTGTCATTAATGAACACAGCGAAGAACATAGGCAGCTTCTGCCTCATCCAATGCAAGGCCCGGGACTTCGTGCAGCTACCTCATCCAACCACTCTGTGGACGAGCAACTGAAGAACACTGATGCGCACCTCATGGACCTTGTGACCAATGAGATTATCAGCCAAGGACCACCA
It encodes the following:
- the FIGN gene encoding fidgetin isoform X1, giving the protein MISSTSVYATLEEIYLLQSGLWGNERGLKMQWTPEHAQWPEQHFDITSTTRSPAHKVEAYRGHLQRTYQYAWANDDISALTASNLLKKYAEKYSGILEGPAERPILGNYVEPPSGLVNGRKSESESWQSSLNSESVYPMNCVPDVITASKAGVSTALPPADVSASIGSSPGVASNLTEPSYSSSTCGSHTVPNLHSGLPSQEYAAGYNGSYLHTSYSGQPAPALPSPHPSPLHSSGLLQPPPPPPPPPALVPGYNGTSNLSSYSYPPASYPPQSAVGPGYSPGGAPPPSAYLPSGIPAPTPLPPTTVPGYTYQSHGLTPIAPSALTNSSATSLKRKAFYMAGQGEMDSSYGNYNYGQQRSTQSPMYRMPDNSISNASRGNGFDRSAESSSLAFKPTKQIMASEQQRKFNQSGRALTPPSYSSAKNSLGSRASEPFGKYSSPVINEHSEEHRQLLPHPMQGPGLRAATSSNHSVDEQLKNTDAHLMDLVTNEIISQGPPVDWNDIAGLDLVKAVIKEEVLWPVLRSDAFNGLTALPRSILLFGPRGTGKTLLGRCIATQLGATFFKLTGSVLATKWLGEGEKIVHASFLVARCRQPSVIFVSDIDMLLSSQVSEEHSPVCRMRTEFLMQLDTVLTSAEDQIVVICATSKPEEIDESLRRYFMKRLLIPLPDSTARHQIIVQLLSQHNYCLSDKEVALLVQRTEGFSGLDVAHLCQEAVVGPLHAMPATDLSALMPSQLRPVTYQDFDKAFCKIQPSISPKELDTYVEWNKMFGCSQ
- the FIGN gene encoding fidgetin isoform X2; translation: MISSTSVYGLKMQWTPEHAQWPEQHFDITSTTRSPAHKVEAYRGHLQRTYQYAWANDDISALTASNLLKKYAEKYSGILEGPAERPILGNYVEPPSGLVNGRKSESESWQSSLNSESVYPMNCVPDVITASKAGVSTALPPADVSASIGSSPGVASNLTEPSYSSSTCGSHTVPNLHSGLPSQEYAAGYNGSYLHTSYSGQPAPALPSPHPSPLHSSGLLQPPPPPPPPPALVPGYNGTSNLSSYSYPPASYPPQSAVGPGYSPGGAPPPSAYLPSGIPAPTPLPPTTVPGYTYQSHGLTPIAPSALTNSSATSLKRKAFYMAGQGEMDSSYGNYNYGQQRSTQSPMYRMPDNSISNASRGNGFDRSAESSSLAFKPTKQIMASEQQRKFNQSGRALTPPSYSSAKNSLGSRASEPFGKYSSPVINEHSEEHRQLLPHPMQGPGLRAATSSNHSVDEQLKNTDAHLMDLVTNEIISQGPPVDWNDIAGLDLVKAVIKEEVLWPVLRSDAFNGLTALPRSILLFGPRGTGKTLLGRCIATQLGATFFKLTGSVLATKWLGEGEKIVHASFLVARCRQPSVIFVSDIDMLLSSQVSEEHSPVCRMRTEFLMQLDTVLTSAEDQIVVICATSKPEEIDESLRRYFMKRLLIPLPDSTARHQIIVQLLSQHNYCLSDKEVALLVQRTEGFSGLDVAHLCQEAVVGPLHAMPATDLSALMPSQLRPVTYQDFDKAFCKIQPSISPKELDTYVEWNKMFGCSQ